Proteins from one Triticum aestivum cultivar Chinese Spring chromosome 7A, IWGSC CS RefSeq v2.1, whole genome shotgun sequence genomic window:
- the LOC123153358 gene encoding pentatricopeptide repeat-containing protein At1g07590, mitochondrial, whose translation FVPLQVMEWVIRERPYKLSELDYSYLLEFTAKVHGISEAESLFLRIPQEFRNELLYNNLVMACLEQGLIKLSYGYLRKMRELSLPISPYVYNRLIILHSSEGRRKTISKILAQMKASRVTPHTSTYNILLKIQANDHNIDGVARVFSDMKRAKIEPNEITYGILAISHAVARLYTVSQTYIEAIKNSMTGTNWSTQEILLILYGYLGKEHELKMTWNLMQCLPHIRSKSFTLAIEAFGKVGCVEQAEEIWREIKSTRKLKLTEQFNSMLSVYCRHGLVDKAAAVFKEMRASGCQPNAITYRHLALGCLKAGFVKQAVNTMDMGKKEVVTRKVKSSTPWLETTHLLLENFAEIDDLENAKKVFAELNESKYCRNSFVYNTLLKAYVKAKVYEPDFVKTMILRGAMPDAETHSLLGRGSSDVRPTH comes from the coding sequence TTTGTTCCCCTACAGGTCATGGAATGGGTGATCAGAGAGAGACCCTACAAGCTGAGTGAGCTTGATTACTCCTATCTCCTAGAGTTCACGGCTAAAGTTCATGGCATTTCTGAAGCCGAGAGCCTCTTCCTCCGTATACCTCAAGAATTCCGGAATGAGCTGCTCTACAATAACCTTGTAATGGCTTGTTTGGAGCAGGGCTTGATTAAGCTTTCATATGGTTACCTGAGGAAGATGAGGGAACTGTCCCTGCCAATTTCACCGTACGTTTACAATCGCTTGATCATCCTCCATTCTTCTGAGGGGCGTAGGAAGACTATCTCCAAAATCCTCGCTCAGATGAAAGCCAGTAGAGTGACCCCCCACACCTCAACCTACAACATCTTGCTGAAAATACAGGCCAATGATCACAATATTGATGGAGTGGCGAGGGTGTTCAGTGATATGAAAAGAGCAAAGATTGAGCCAAATGAGATCACTTATGGCATTCTAGCAATTTCACATGCTGTAGCAAGGCTATATACTGTTTCCCAGACATACATAGAAGCCATCAAGAATTCTATGACAGGTACTAACTGGTCTACACAGGAAATTCTTCTTATCCTGTATGGGTACCTTGGAAAGGAACATGAGCTAAAGATGACGTGGAACCTCATGCAATGCCTTCCTCATATTCGATCCAAAAGCTTTACACTAGCAATTGAAGCATTTGGAAAGGTTGGCTGTGTTGAGCAGGCAGAAGAGATTTGGCGAGAGATCAAATCAACAAGGAAGCTAAAGCTTACAGAACAGTTCAATTCCATGTTATCAGTTTACTGCAGGCATGGCCTTGTGGATAAAGCAGCGGCCGTGTTCAAAGAAATGAGAGCAAGTGGTTGTCAACCAAATGCTATTACGTATCGTCACTTGGCATTGGGTTGCTTGAAAGCAGGTTTTGTGAAACAAGCTGTGAACACAATGGATATGGGAAAAAAGGAAGTTGTCACAAGGAAGGTGAAAAGTTCAACACCATGGTTGGAGACCACTCATTTATTGCTTGAAAATTTTGCAGAGATTGATGACTTAGAAAATGCGAAGAAAGTTTTTGCAGAACTGAATGAATCAAAGTACTGTAGAAATTCCTTTGTGTATAATACCCTTCTAAAAGCTTATGTTAAAGCAAAAGTTTATGAGCCAGATTTTGTAAAGACGATGATTTTGAGAGGTGCAATGCCTGACGCCGAGACACATAGCCTTCTGGGACGTGGCTCGTCTGACGTACGGCCCacacactga